A single genomic interval of Zingiber officinale cultivar Zhangliang chromosome 4A, Zo_v1.1, whole genome shotgun sequence harbors:
- the LOC121970828 gene encoding sister chromatid cohesion 1 protein 4-like isoform X1, whose product MFYSQFILAKKGPLGTIWIAAHLERKLRKNQVADTDIGDSVDSILSPEVPIALRLSSHLLLGVVRIYSRKVNYLFHDCSEALLKVKQAFRSTAVDLPPEESIAPYHSITLPETFHLDDFELPDTAIHGISLFGGVGVGLKREIGVGSDSYWSNGNTNSPPRHHLNNYHPDPGFNNHTYKQCDFVDHHVSAKEHITLQDTMDGTGYSMLRFGLDETFGDGTASQIGLELEEDLFLVEDNDPSSQHDASTLVSDECAVHHDQSLFSFPLTPMDIDDDDKSGIVKDRDVDPKDLSQVSNPQSMIYMKEYNIQTPDLNEIFSPGDPIEDASREPNQTFISSSANGVSSTDADFTHAAPTDGLREDIFSGNIYEVPATSFHPDPSHSSCTEVRPDCSLQAGHPKLVNYEMHGANMVLDSGNIVQAPPFSFSEPSNHREQVVSTNETQMVCEQKSVSGFQDGCTCGEKKLATVDEQMENHMEPIHYEAAQVEGLKSCNASHETIPSTSPLDRSQIDTEIFVTPKTSDENSHGSDLACAKNSNLCAAEVQPSGCLSAEHVEVSPSPNVDSSAFGSDMHLLCSTSQINEANAVSQRDETLTQNVSGVSVEEPDIPSNLLKEENRLHKNDSSFELHGNDFHLPNSANAELELHQNPHDLLTEYAMDDNRNELSTDPCQKDTEKNQMNCSASSEFPEPEKMLLAPTVDGDPTNELSQVTEEKGVIESDGSVNRITSLSGKKRRIMETTSAWQIDSAGIVSGRSQSRKNIEYIPDDDDLLASILVGKRTPLMRIGPTPTLKETSQKRPKLTPRLNMLKRKVLLDDTTVLHADAIRQQLISTDDIKRMRKKAPCTRPEILMIERCSLEDEIFNEFIITGMPSVLNDLHKRRFLSAISQNNSYNEPPKESDHTEDLEFVQEAQQIETTEQILVTPECGAGETRAPSCLPLTTEGMIIPSKTDDISFPDTSNAAVIAEGNVDYPLSMHQLVDETVQPRDVSSAMNEEAQHISENASAVSLDYTHDDSKGGIVDNNALSIVNDPTTNAEAHESVDASIIDRSTRPLDTASLNEQEDINVVSTSTCPPDTASLNEQEDISMIAKGLNSEVPVTAVDNAFHESDPHLTINLSTSISQGNTSSQDVNQYENGSVLNAIVEKEGLKSIHSEGNLAVGESSSGRPEMASLSPTRANIESEHLPSAVGENSSFQEFKLEGGLVVESTPMDIATAKDYSDFCSAIEDNDTEFLNVDDEADYHEEGDDVADPEDASLDNSGWSSRTRGVARYLKKVFDEESGHGRKSVAMDHLIARKSRKEASRMFFETLVLKTKDYIHVEQENSSGFITILPRPKLLKAEF is encoded by the exons ATGTTCTATTCTCAGTTTATCTTGGCCAAGAAGGGCCCTCTTGGTACTATATGGATTGCTGCTCATTTGGAGCGCAAGCTGAGGAAGAATCAGGTTGCAGATACTGATATTGGCGACTCCGTAG ATTCCATTCTCTCCCCCGAAGTTCCAATTGCACTTCGCCTATCAAGCCATCTCCTTCTAGGTGTTGTGAGAATCTATTCTCGGAAGGTGAACTATCTATTCCATGATTGTAGCGAGGCTTTGCTCAAGGTAAAACAGGCATTCAGATCGACTgcagtcgatcttcctccggaaGAATCTATTGCACCTTATCATTCCATTACTTTGCCAGAGACTTTTCATCTGGATGATTTTGAACTACCAGATACTGCTATTCATGG GATTTCTCTATTTGGCGGTGTTGGTGTTGGACTGAAGAGAGAAATAGGAGTTGGCTCAGATTCTTATTGGTCTAATGGCAACACCAATAGTCCTCCTCGGCATCATCTTAACAACTATCATCCGGATCCAGGCTTCAACAACCACACCTACAAGCAATG TGATTTTGTTGATCACCATGTCAGTGCAAAAGAACACATCACACTTCAAGATACTATGGATGGCACAGGATATTCCATGTTACGATTTGGATTGGATG AAACATTTGGTGATGGAACTGCTTCCCAGATTGGTTTAGAGCTTGAGGAG gaCTTGTTCTTGGTGGAGGATAATGACCCATCTTCTCAGCATGATGCAAGTACTCTGGTGTCTGATGAGTG TGCTGTGCATCATGATCAATCTCTATTTTCTTTTCCTCTAACTCCAATGGATATTGACGATGATGACAAAAGTGGGATAGTCAAAGATAGAGATGTAGATCCGAAGGATCTTTCTCAAGTTTCTAATCCTCAGAGTATGATTTATATGAAGGAGTACAACATTCAGACTCCTGATCTCAATGAAATCTTTTCTCCTGGTGATCCTATTGAAGATGCTTCAAGAGAACCTAATCAAACATTCATTTCATCAAGTGCTAACGGTGTTTCATCAACAGATGCTGATTTTACTCATGCTGCTCCCACTGATGGTTTAAGGGAAGACATATTTTCAGGCAACATATACGAAGTTCCCGCTACAAGTTTCCATCCAGACCCTTCGCATTCAAGCTGTACAGAGGTTAGGCCTGATTGTTCATTACAGGCTGGCCATCCAAAATTAGTGAATTATGAGATGCATGGTGCAAATATGGTCCTTGATTCAGGAAATATAGTGCAAgctcctcctttttctttttcagaaCCTTCCAATCATAGGGAACAGGTAGTTTCAACTAATGAAACTCAAATGGTATGTGAACAGAAGAGTGTGAGTGGTTTTCAGGATGGATGCACTTGTGGTGAAAAGAAACTTGCTACAGTTGATGAACAAATGGAAAACCATATGGAGCCAATACATTATGAAGCAGCTCAAGTTGAAGGTTTGAAGTCCTGCAATGCTTCACATGAGACAATTCCTTCCACATCTCCTCTTGACAGATCACAAATTGATACTGAAATATTTGTGACTCCCAAAACATCTGATGAAAATTCACATGGATCTGATTTGGCTTGTGCTAAAAATAGCAATTTGTGTGCAGCTGAAGTTCAGCCATCAGGTTGTTTGAGTGCAGAACATGTAGAAGTGAGTCCAAGCCCCAATGTAGATTCATCTGCATTCGGTTCAGATATGCATTTGTTATGCTCTACTTCACAGATCAATGAAGCAAATGCAGTCTCTCAACGAGATGAAACTTTAACACAAAATGTTTCTGGAGTTTCAGTTGAAGAGCCTGATATTCCTTCAAACTTGCTGAAGGAAGAGAATAGGCTGCATAAAAATGACTCTTCCTTTGAGCTGCATG GAAATGATTTTCACTTACCTAATTCTGCCAATGCTGAATTAGAGTTACATCAGAACCCACATGACCTATTGACAGAATATGCCATGGATGACAACAGAAATGAGTTATCGACTGATCCATGCCAGAAAGACACAGAAAAGAATCAGATGAATTGCTCTGCAAGCTCTGAGTTCCCTGAACCTGAAAAAATGCTCTTAGCACCGACTGTGGATGGTGAtccaacaaatgaattaagtcaGGTAACTGAAGAAAAGGGGGTGATAGAGTCTGATGGTAGTGTTAATAGGATCACCAGTCTCTCTGGGAAAAAGCGTCGAATAATGGAAACCACATCAGCTTGGCAAATTGACAGCGCCGGCATAGTGTCTGGCAGATCACAATCTAGAAAAAACATTGAATATATACCAGATGACGATGATTTGCTAGCTTCTATATTAG TTGGTAAAAGGACTCCACTTATGAGGATAGGGCCTACACCTACACTGAAAGAAACTTCTCAAAAACGTCCTAAACTCACACCTAGATTGAACATGCTGAAGAGGAAGGTGCTGTTGGATGATACAACAGTCTTACATGCTGA TGCAATAAGGCAGCAGTTAATAAGTACTGATGACATCAAGCGCATGCGGAAGAAAGCACCTTGTACACGCCCTGAAATTTTGATGATCGAGAGGTGTTCACTAGAAGATGAAATCTTTAATGAGTTTATAATCACTG GTATGCCATCTGTGCTGAATGATTTGCACAAACGAAGATTTCTTTCTGCAATCAGCCAAAACAATTCCTATAATGAACCGCCTAAAGAATCTGATCATACCGAAGACTTGGAATTTGTTCAGGAAGCTCAGCAAATAGAAACAACTGAGCAAATTTTAGTTACACCAGAATGTGGTGCTGGTGAAACAAGAGCTCCATCATGCCTGCCTTTAACAACTGAGGGGATGATAATTCCTTCTAAAACTGATGACATTTCTTTTCCTGATACCAGCAATGCTGCTGTCATTGCAGAAGGTAATGTTGATTACCCACTTTCCATGCATCAATTAGTTGATGAAACGGTCCAACCTAGAGATGTTTCTTCTGCGATGAATGAGGAGGCACAGCACATTTCCGAAAATGCTTCTGCTGTAAGCTTAGATTATACCCATGATGATTCAAAGGGAGGGATTGTCGATAACAATGCACTTTCAATTGTGAATGATCCTACTACGAATGCAGAGGCTCATGAGTCTGTTGATGCATCCATAATAGACAGAAGCACAAGGCCGCTGGATACTGCATCCCTAAATGAACAAGAAGATATCAACGTTGTTTCCACAAGCACTTGTCCTCCTGATACTGCATCCCTAAATGAACAAGAAGACATCAGCATGATTGCCAAAGGTTTAAATTCTGAGGTTCCGGTGACTGCAGTAGATAATGCATTCCATGAGTCTGATCCTCATTTGACAATCAATTTATCAACCAGTATCTCACAAGGAAACACTTCTTCCCAAGATGTTAATCAATATGAGAATGGAAGTGTTTTGAATGCTATAGTGGAGAAAGAAGGGCTGAAATCCATCCATAGTGAGGGAAACCTTGCTGTTGGTGAAAGCTCCTCAGGAAGACCGGAAATGGCTTCTTTATCCCCTACTCGAGCAAATATTGAAAGTGAACATCTTCCATCAGCTGTGGGTGAAAACTCTAGTTTTCAGGAATTTAAGTTAGAAGGTGGTCTGGTTGTTGAAAGCACACCCATGGATATAGCTACTGCAAAAGATTATAGT GACTTCTGCAGCGCAATTGAGGACAATGACACAG AGTTTCTTAACGTAGACGATGAGGCTGACTATCATGAAGAAGGAGATGATGTCGCGGATCCTGAAGATGCATCACTTGATAACAGTGGTTGGTCTTCAAGGACAAG aggTGTTGCTCGCTACCTGAAAAAAGTGTTTGATGAAGAATCCGGGCACGGGAGGAAATCCGTCGCTATGGACCACCTTATCGCACGCAAAAGTCGCAAAGAAGCCTCAAGAATGTTCTTTGAAACTCTG GTTCTGAAAACAAAAGATTATATACATGTAGAACAAGAGAACTCTTCTGGGTTCATCACCATACTACCAAGACCAAAGCTTCTGAAGGCAGAGTTCTAA
- the LOC121970828 gene encoding sister chromatid cohesion 1 protein 4-like isoform X2 has protein sequence MFYSQFILAKKGPLGTIWIAAHLERKLRKNQVADTDIGDSVDSILSPEVPIALRLSSHLLLGVVRIYSRKVNYLFHDCSEALLKVKQAFRSTAVDLPPEESIAPYHSITLPETFHLDDFELPDTAIHGDFVDHHVSAKEHITLQDTMDGTGYSMLRFGLDETFGDGTASQIGLELEEDLFLVEDNDPSSQHDASTLVSDECAVHHDQSLFSFPLTPMDIDDDDKSGIVKDRDVDPKDLSQVSNPQSMIYMKEYNIQTPDLNEIFSPGDPIEDASREPNQTFISSSANGVSSTDADFTHAAPTDGLREDIFSGNIYEVPATSFHPDPSHSSCTEVRPDCSLQAGHPKLVNYEMHGANMVLDSGNIVQAPPFSFSEPSNHREQVVSTNETQMVCEQKSVSGFQDGCTCGEKKLATVDEQMENHMEPIHYEAAQVEGLKSCNASHETIPSTSPLDRSQIDTEIFVTPKTSDENSHGSDLACAKNSNLCAAEVQPSGCLSAEHVEVSPSPNVDSSAFGSDMHLLCSTSQINEANAVSQRDETLTQNVSGVSVEEPDIPSNLLKEENRLHKNDSSFELHGNDFHLPNSANAELELHQNPHDLLTEYAMDDNRNELSTDPCQKDTEKNQMNCSASSEFPEPEKMLLAPTVDGDPTNELSQVTEEKGVIESDGSVNRITSLSGKKRRIMETTSAWQIDSAGIVSGRSQSRKNIEYIPDDDDLLASILVGKRTPLMRIGPTPTLKETSQKRPKLTPRLNMLKRKVLLDDTTVLHADAIRQQLISTDDIKRMRKKAPCTRPEILMIERCSLEDEIFNEFIITGMPSVLNDLHKRRFLSAISQNNSYNEPPKESDHTEDLEFVQEAQQIETTEQILVTPECGAGETRAPSCLPLTTEGMIIPSKTDDISFPDTSNAAVIAEGNVDYPLSMHQLVDETVQPRDVSSAMNEEAQHISENASAVSLDYTHDDSKGGIVDNNALSIVNDPTTNAEAHESVDASIIDRSTRPLDTASLNEQEDINVVSTSTCPPDTASLNEQEDISMIAKGLNSEVPVTAVDNAFHESDPHLTINLSTSISQGNTSSQDVNQYENGSVLNAIVEKEGLKSIHSEGNLAVGESSSGRPEMASLSPTRANIESEHLPSAVGENSSFQEFKLEGGLVVESTPMDIATAKDYSDFCSAIEDNDTEFLNVDDEADYHEEGDDVADPEDASLDNSGWSSRTRGVARYLKKVFDEESGHGRKSVAMDHLIARKSRKEASRMFFETLVLKTKDYIHVEQENSSGFITILPRPKLLKAEF, from the exons ATGTTCTATTCTCAGTTTATCTTGGCCAAGAAGGGCCCTCTTGGTACTATATGGATTGCTGCTCATTTGGAGCGCAAGCTGAGGAAGAATCAGGTTGCAGATACTGATATTGGCGACTCCGTAG ATTCCATTCTCTCCCCCGAAGTTCCAATTGCACTTCGCCTATCAAGCCATCTCCTTCTAGGTGTTGTGAGAATCTATTCTCGGAAGGTGAACTATCTATTCCATGATTGTAGCGAGGCTTTGCTCAAGGTAAAACAGGCATTCAGATCGACTgcagtcgatcttcctccggaaGAATCTATTGCACCTTATCATTCCATTACTTTGCCAGAGACTTTTCATCTGGATGATTTTGAACTACCAGATACTGCTATTCATGG TGATTTTGTTGATCACCATGTCAGTGCAAAAGAACACATCACACTTCAAGATACTATGGATGGCACAGGATATTCCATGTTACGATTTGGATTGGATG AAACATTTGGTGATGGAACTGCTTCCCAGATTGGTTTAGAGCTTGAGGAG gaCTTGTTCTTGGTGGAGGATAATGACCCATCTTCTCAGCATGATGCAAGTACTCTGGTGTCTGATGAGTG TGCTGTGCATCATGATCAATCTCTATTTTCTTTTCCTCTAACTCCAATGGATATTGACGATGATGACAAAAGTGGGATAGTCAAAGATAGAGATGTAGATCCGAAGGATCTTTCTCAAGTTTCTAATCCTCAGAGTATGATTTATATGAAGGAGTACAACATTCAGACTCCTGATCTCAATGAAATCTTTTCTCCTGGTGATCCTATTGAAGATGCTTCAAGAGAACCTAATCAAACATTCATTTCATCAAGTGCTAACGGTGTTTCATCAACAGATGCTGATTTTACTCATGCTGCTCCCACTGATGGTTTAAGGGAAGACATATTTTCAGGCAACATATACGAAGTTCCCGCTACAAGTTTCCATCCAGACCCTTCGCATTCAAGCTGTACAGAGGTTAGGCCTGATTGTTCATTACAGGCTGGCCATCCAAAATTAGTGAATTATGAGATGCATGGTGCAAATATGGTCCTTGATTCAGGAAATATAGTGCAAgctcctcctttttctttttcagaaCCTTCCAATCATAGGGAACAGGTAGTTTCAACTAATGAAACTCAAATGGTATGTGAACAGAAGAGTGTGAGTGGTTTTCAGGATGGATGCACTTGTGGTGAAAAGAAACTTGCTACAGTTGATGAACAAATGGAAAACCATATGGAGCCAATACATTATGAAGCAGCTCAAGTTGAAGGTTTGAAGTCCTGCAATGCTTCACATGAGACAATTCCTTCCACATCTCCTCTTGACAGATCACAAATTGATACTGAAATATTTGTGACTCCCAAAACATCTGATGAAAATTCACATGGATCTGATTTGGCTTGTGCTAAAAATAGCAATTTGTGTGCAGCTGAAGTTCAGCCATCAGGTTGTTTGAGTGCAGAACATGTAGAAGTGAGTCCAAGCCCCAATGTAGATTCATCTGCATTCGGTTCAGATATGCATTTGTTATGCTCTACTTCACAGATCAATGAAGCAAATGCAGTCTCTCAACGAGATGAAACTTTAACACAAAATGTTTCTGGAGTTTCAGTTGAAGAGCCTGATATTCCTTCAAACTTGCTGAAGGAAGAGAATAGGCTGCATAAAAATGACTCTTCCTTTGAGCTGCATG GAAATGATTTTCACTTACCTAATTCTGCCAATGCTGAATTAGAGTTACATCAGAACCCACATGACCTATTGACAGAATATGCCATGGATGACAACAGAAATGAGTTATCGACTGATCCATGCCAGAAAGACACAGAAAAGAATCAGATGAATTGCTCTGCAAGCTCTGAGTTCCCTGAACCTGAAAAAATGCTCTTAGCACCGACTGTGGATGGTGAtccaacaaatgaattaagtcaGGTAACTGAAGAAAAGGGGGTGATAGAGTCTGATGGTAGTGTTAATAGGATCACCAGTCTCTCTGGGAAAAAGCGTCGAATAATGGAAACCACATCAGCTTGGCAAATTGACAGCGCCGGCATAGTGTCTGGCAGATCACAATCTAGAAAAAACATTGAATATATACCAGATGACGATGATTTGCTAGCTTCTATATTAG TTGGTAAAAGGACTCCACTTATGAGGATAGGGCCTACACCTACACTGAAAGAAACTTCTCAAAAACGTCCTAAACTCACACCTAGATTGAACATGCTGAAGAGGAAGGTGCTGTTGGATGATACAACAGTCTTACATGCTGA TGCAATAAGGCAGCAGTTAATAAGTACTGATGACATCAAGCGCATGCGGAAGAAAGCACCTTGTACACGCCCTGAAATTTTGATGATCGAGAGGTGTTCACTAGAAGATGAAATCTTTAATGAGTTTATAATCACTG GTATGCCATCTGTGCTGAATGATTTGCACAAACGAAGATTTCTTTCTGCAATCAGCCAAAACAATTCCTATAATGAACCGCCTAAAGAATCTGATCATACCGAAGACTTGGAATTTGTTCAGGAAGCTCAGCAAATAGAAACAACTGAGCAAATTTTAGTTACACCAGAATGTGGTGCTGGTGAAACAAGAGCTCCATCATGCCTGCCTTTAACAACTGAGGGGATGATAATTCCTTCTAAAACTGATGACATTTCTTTTCCTGATACCAGCAATGCTGCTGTCATTGCAGAAGGTAATGTTGATTACCCACTTTCCATGCATCAATTAGTTGATGAAACGGTCCAACCTAGAGATGTTTCTTCTGCGATGAATGAGGAGGCACAGCACATTTCCGAAAATGCTTCTGCTGTAAGCTTAGATTATACCCATGATGATTCAAAGGGAGGGATTGTCGATAACAATGCACTTTCAATTGTGAATGATCCTACTACGAATGCAGAGGCTCATGAGTCTGTTGATGCATCCATAATAGACAGAAGCACAAGGCCGCTGGATACTGCATCCCTAAATGAACAAGAAGATATCAACGTTGTTTCCACAAGCACTTGTCCTCCTGATACTGCATCCCTAAATGAACAAGAAGACATCAGCATGATTGCCAAAGGTTTAAATTCTGAGGTTCCGGTGACTGCAGTAGATAATGCATTCCATGAGTCTGATCCTCATTTGACAATCAATTTATCAACCAGTATCTCACAAGGAAACACTTCTTCCCAAGATGTTAATCAATATGAGAATGGAAGTGTTTTGAATGCTATAGTGGAGAAAGAAGGGCTGAAATCCATCCATAGTGAGGGAAACCTTGCTGTTGGTGAAAGCTCCTCAGGAAGACCGGAAATGGCTTCTTTATCCCCTACTCGAGCAAATATTGAAAGTGAACATCTTCCATCAGCTGTGGGTGAAAACTCTAGTTTTCAGGAATTTAAGTTAGAAGGTGGTCTGGTTGTTGAAAGCACACCCATGGATATAGCTACTGCAAAAGATTATAGT GACTTCTGCAGCGCAATTGAGGACAATGACACAG AGTTTCTTAACGTAGACGATGAGGCTGACTATCATGAAGAAGGAGATGATGTCGCGGATCCTGAAGATGCATCACTTGATAACAGTGGTTGGTCTTCAAGGACAAG aggTGTTGCTCGCTACCTGAAAAAAGTGTTTGATGAAGAATCCGGGCACGGGAGGAAATCCGTCGCTATGGACCACCTTATCGCACGCAAAAGTCGCAAAGAAGCCTCAAGAATGTTCTTTGAAACTCTG GTTCTGAAAACAAAAGATTATATACATGTAGAACAAGAGAACTCTTCTGGGTTCATCACCATACTACCAAGACCAAAGCTTCTGAAGGCAGAGTTCTAA